In Flavobacterium sp. CS20, a single window of DNA contains:
- the paaB gene encoding 1,2-phenylacetyl-CoA epoxidase subunit PaaB: MQENKKKDWPLWEVFVRSKNGLEHRHFGSLHAPDAEIAIKNARDVYTRRKEGVSIWVVESKHIKASNPDHNPEMFDPADDKVYRHPTFYNLPDDVKHM; encoded by the coding sequence ATGCAAGAAAACAAGAAAAAAGATTGGCCTTTGTGGGAAGTTTTTGTGAGAAGCAAAAACGGACTTGAGCATCGTCATTTTGGCAGTCTTCATGCACCCGATGCAGAAATAGCAATAAAAAATGCTCGAGACGTTTATACAAGAAGAAAAGAAGGTGTAAGTATTTGGGTTGTAGAATCTAAACATATCAAAGCTTCAAATCCAGACCATAATCCAGAAATGTTTGACCCAGCTGATGACAAAGTTTATAGGCATCCTACATTTTACAACTTACCCGATGATGTTAAACACATGTAA
- the paaC gene encoding 1,2-phenylacetyl-CoA epoxidase subunit PaaC, with amino-acid sequence MSHQNLIQYIYSIADNTLILGQRLSELCGHGPTLETDIALTNMALDLLGQTRSYYQYIANLSTKNATEDDFAFLRKEHEYRNVLLVEQPNTDFAYVITRQYFFDAFHFLFLKELQSSKDLTLKAIAQKSIKEVSYHQQFSADWLKRLGDGTKESHQKSQKAVDDLWVFTKELFNTSQQDKAIIENGQGVNPNTFKSQYYDTLSNILTEAKLKIPEVKYFQEGGKEGIHSEYMGYILVEMQYMQRTYPDMKW; translated from the coding sequence ATGAGCCACCAAAATCTTATACAATATATATACAGTATTGCTGATAATACTTTAATACTCGGTCAACGCCTATCAGAACTTTGCGGACACGGACCAACTTTAGAAACCGATATTGCCTTGACAAATATGGCTTTAGACTTGCTTGGGCAAACCCGTTCATACTATCAATACATTGCAAATTTGTCAACTAAAAATGCCACAGAAGACGATTTTGCTTTTTTAAGAAAAGAACACGAATATAGAAATGTTTTATTAGTTGAGCAACCCAACACTGACTTTGCTTACGTCATCACAAGACAATATTTTTTTGATGCCTTTCACTTTTTATTCCTCAAAGAATTACAATCTTCTAAAGATTTAACCCTAAAAGCAATAGCACAAAAAAGCATAAAAGAAGTTAGTTATCATCAACAATTTTCTGCTGATTGGTTAAAGCGTCTCGGCGATGGCACTAAAGAAAGTCATCAGAAATCTCAAAAAGCAGTTGATGATTTGTGGGTATTCACAAAGGAGCTCTTTAACACTTCACAACAAGATAAAGCAATTATAGAAAACGGTCAAGGGGTAAACCCAAATACTTTTAAATCCCAATATTATGATACACTTTCTAATATATTAACTGAAGCCAAATTAAAAATTCCTGAGGTGAAATATTTTCAGGAAGGTGGAAAAGAAGGCATTCATTCTGAGTATATGGGCTATATTTTAGTAGAAATGCAATATATGCAAAGAACTTATCCTGATATGAAATGGTAA
- a CDS encoding S1 RNA-binding domain-containing protein: protein MLNLGEHDEFIIDRDTPPGLFLKHQSGDEVLLPNKYKPENFKIGDKLRVFVYLDHDERPVATTLEPKVKLDEFAMLKCVDVNQFGAFLDWGLEKHLFVPYAEQAYKMEVGQTYLIFCYLDEESQRLVASSKVNHFVDNSVLTVKEFEEVQLQVTNKTDLGYNMIINNIHLGLLYFDEVYESYKTGDKLVGYIKKIRKDHKIDLTLSKFGYKSIEPNANKVMRILKEADGFLPYHDKSNPQQIYQTFKMSKKSFKKAIGILYKKKQIKILPNKGIEIHKY from the coding sequence TTGTTGAACTTAGGCGAACACGATGAATTTATAATAGATCGAGACACTCCGCCAGGGCTATTTCTCAAACACCAATCAGGTGATGAAGTTTTATTACCTAATAAATATAAGCCAGAAAACTTCAAAATAGGCGACAAATTGCGAGTGTTTGTATATTTAGATCATGACGAGCGTCCTGTAGCTACCACACTTGAACCCAAAGTTAAGCTTGATGAATTTGCTATGCTAAAGTGCGTTGATGTCAATCAGTTTGGAGCATTCTTAGATTGGGGTTTAGAAAAACATCTTTTTGTGCCTTATGCAGAACAGGCATATAAAATGGAAGTAGGCCAAACCTATTTGATATTTTGCTATCTAGATGAAGAAAGTCAACGCTTAGTAGCTTCAAGTAAGGTCAATCATTTTGTAGATAATTCAGTGCTTACCGTAAAAGAATTTGAAGAAGTTCAGCTTCAGGTAACAAACAAAACAGATTTAGGTTACAACATGATTATCAACAACATACATCTCGGTTTGTTATATTTTGATGAAGTTTATGAAAGTTATAAAACTGGAGATAAGCTTGTAGGCTACATAAAAAAAATACGTAAAGATCATAAAATAGATTTAACACTTTCAAAGTTTGGTTACAAAAGCATAGAACCTAATGCAAACAAAGTAATGCGTATTTTAAAAGAAGCTGATGGTTTTCTACCTTACCATGATAAATCAAATCCACAGCAGATTTATCAAACTTTTAAAATGAGTAAAAAATCATTTAAAAAAGCTATCGGTATTCTTTACAAAAAAAAGCAAATAAAAATATTACCCAACAAAGGTATTGAAATACATAAATATTAA
- a CDS encoding asparaginase, translated as MTTSGSKLLLIYTGGTIGMIREDEQGSLKAFNFDELLSKIPEIKLLDHKIDTLSFDQPIDSSDFGLIQYRELAQIIYDQYSNYDGFVVLHGDDTMSYTASVISFMLENLSKPIIFTGSQLPIGDLRTDAKENLISSIQIAGLKQNDRPVIKEVGLYFEYKLYRANRTTKVNAEHFEAFDSPNYPDLIHSGVNLKVNYSALKRVRKIKDLVLHKDLEDQILLLKLFPGLNQKVFESLMDIPCIKGIVLESFGSGNFKTDEWFLEGIRSKINQSIPVVNITQCIGGQVTMGKYYTSEHLQRIGVISGNDMTTEVAMTKMMFMLPKRLSMKVFKTIFETSLRGEVSEA; from the coding sequence ATGACAACATCGGGTTCAAAACTTTTATTGATTTACACGGGAGGAACCATCGGGATGATTCGCGAAGACGAACAAGGCAGTTTAAAGGCTTTTAACTTTGATGAGTTGTTGTCTAAAATCCCAGAAATTAAACTTTTAGATCACAAAATTGATACCTTGAGTTTTGACCAGCCGATTGATTCATCAGATTTTGGATTGATACAATATCGCGAGTTGGCACAAATCATATATGATCAATACAGCAATTACGATGGCTTTGTGGTTTTACACGGCGACGACACGATGTCTTATACAGCTTCGGTGATTTCGTTTATGTTAGAAAATTTATCAAAACCCATCATATTTACGGGGTCTCAACTGCCTATTGGTGATTTACGCACCGATGCTAAAGAAAATCTGATTTCAAGTATTCAAATTGCAGGTTTAAAACAAAATGATAGACCAGTAATAAAAGAAGTCGGCTTGTATTTTGAATATAAATTATACCGTGCCAACCGAACAACCAAAGTCAACGCCGAGCATTTTGAAGCTTTTGATTCGCCTAACTATCCAGATTTAATTCATTCTGGCGTTAATCTAAAAGTGAATTATTCAGCTTTGAAACGCGTAAGAAAAATTAAAGATTTGGTGTTGCACAAAGACTTAGAAGATCAAATTTTGTTGTTAAAATTATTTCCTGGTTTAAACCAAAAAGTTTTTGAATCACTAATGGATATTCCTTGTATAAAAGGCATTGTTTTAGAAAGTTTTGGAAGTGGTAATTTTAAAACTGATGAGTGGTTTTTAGAAGGCATTCGTTCAAAAATCAATCAATCTATACCAGTCGTCAACATCACTCAATGCATTGGTGGCCAAGTTACAATGGGCAAATATTACACCAGCGAACACTTGCAAAGAATCGGTGTAATATCAGGCAATGATATGACCACAGAAGTCGCAATGACCAAAATGATGTTTATGTTACCTAAGCGATTGAGTATGAAAGTGTTTAAAACCATTTTTGAAACTTCTTTGCGTGGTGAAGTTAGCGAAGCTTAA
- the paaD gene encoding 1,2-phenylacetyl-CoA epoxidase subunit PaaD, whose translation MTKNSDIQKQLYPILKSIPDPEIPVLSIIDLGVVRSAKVNNHIAKVKITPTYSGCPAMDAIGDDIKKALKENGFEPEVELVLSPAWTTDWMTEEGKNALKKYGIAPPLDATSDKKALLGEQQVVPCPQCESTNTKLVSQFASTACKAMFRCQDCDETFDYFKCLI comes from the coding sequence ATGACTAAAAATTCTGATATACAAAAACAATTATACCCAATTCTTAAGTCTATTCCAGACCCTGAAATCCCTGTGTTGTCCATTATCGATTTAGGTGTCGTGCGTTCGGCAAAAGTAAACAACCATATAGCCAAAGTTAAAATCACGCCAACCTACAGTGGCTGTCCTGCAATGGATGCTATTGGAGATGATATCAAAAAAGCCTTGAAAGAAAACGGATTTGAACCAGAAGTTGAACTTGTTTTGTCACCAGCATGGACTACCGATTGGATGACCGAAGAAGGCAAGAATGCTTTAAAAAAATATGGAATCGCCCCACCTTTAGATGCCACATCAGATAAAAAAGCTTTATTAGGTGAGCAACAAGTGGTACCGTGTCCACAATGCGAATCTACCAATACTAAATTGGTCAGTCAATTTGCATCAACTGCTTGTAAGGCTATGTTTAGATGTCAAGACTGTGATGAAACTTTTGATTACTTCAAATGTTTGATTTAA
- a CDS encoding TatD family hydrolase has translation MILTDTHTHLYSNAFDDDRDEVIQNALQQNIKRFFIPAIDSETTQAMYDLEKAYPENIFLMMGLHPTSVQPKTYLEELQHIENQFKKRDFYAVGEIGIDLYWDKSTLGIQQEAFHRQIELAKQYQLPIVIHCRDAFDEVFEVLEQHKGDDLYGIFHCFTGTYEQALQAISYNMHLGIGGVVTFKNGKIDQFLNQIDLKHIVLETDSPYLTPKPFRGKRNESAYLTYIAEKLSELYNLSLQQIAEITTANSKRVFGI, from the coding sequence TTGATTTTAACCGATACCCATACGCATTTATACAGTAACGCTTTTGATGACGACCGAGATGAAGTGATTCAAAACGCTTTGCAACAAAATATCAAACGTTTTTTTATACCAGCCATAGATTCTGAAACCACTCAAGCGATGTATGACTTAGAAAAGGCTTATCCCGAAAATATATTTTTGATGATGGGCTTGCATCCGACATCGGTTCAACCTAAAACTTATCTTGAAGAATTGCAACATATTGAAAATCAATTTAAAAAAAGAGATTTTTATGCCGTTGGTGAAATTGGGATTGATCTGTATTGGGACAAAAGCACTTTAGGCATTCAACAAGAGGCTTTTCATCGGCAAATTGAATTGGCAAAGCAATACCAATTGCCTATTGTTATCCATTGCCGTGATGCTTTTGATGAAGTGTTTGAAGTTTTAGAACAGCACAAAGGCGATGATTTATATGGTATTTTTCATTGTTTTACAGGAACTTATGAGCAAGCCCTGCAAGCGATTTCTTATAATATGCATCTCGGCATTGGTGGTGTGGTCACATTTAAAAATGGTAAGATTGATCAATTTTTAAATCAAATAGACTTGAAGCATATTGTTTTAGAAACTGATTCGCCGTATCTAACTCCAAAACCCTTTCGTGGCAAGCGTAATGAAAGTGCTTATTTGACTTATATTGCAGAAAAATTATCAGAACTATACAATCTATCTTTACAGCAAATTGCTGAAATTACCACAGCAAATTCTAAACGTGTTTTTGGGATTTAA